From the genome of Lujinxingia vulgaris:
GCGCGACCTCGGTGCCAGGCTCAACCAGCCCAAAATCCACCTCTTCGGGGGCTTCGAGCCGAGGTTCCTCCTCGAAAACGTACTCCTCAAACTCCCAGGGCTCACCGACATTGTTCTCTCTCGGAACTATGTCTGAACCACACGCCGTCGCAGTAAGGAGCAATACGAGTACCACCAGGATCGGAAGCCGACCTATCGAGATGAAATTCATAGATTCCTCACCGGCACCATCGGCGGCGCTGAAGCGCGAGACCGATCACAATCCAGAATAGCCACCAGACTCCGTTGGTTGGTGAGTCCCCCAGACTCGATGCACACCCACAGCCCTCGCCGATTGCATCGAACGCCGACGAGCTCCCATCCCCGCCAGCCCCATCCCCACTGCCAGGGCCGCCGTAGCTTTCATCGAGACCGCTCTGGTCCTCGTCCGGCTGGCCGTCGCGGTCATTGTCCACATAGGGCTGGTCTGTGCAGTCCGAACGCGCCGGGACGGGCTCCGTGCGCGGCTCATAGGGGCTCATCTCCGACTTATTGATGCAGACAGGGGCACTTCGTGCCGTCGTGCCATCGCTCAGACGCTCGGCTTCGACAGAGAAGCAAAAGGGGCCCTCGTCATCGGGAGCGTACTCGATGGAAAGAGCCGCGTTTTCGCGTGGCGAGTGATCCCAGAGCGCCTCAACGACCTCGTCTTCCCGAACGATTCGGTAGAAGGTCTGCCGAGACTCTGGCTCGACGAAGTGACGAGAGGCTTCGACCGTGGGGTGGTAAACATAACTCTGGTGCCAGCACCTCGATCCATACCCACATGAATCAAACTCATACTCGCAGCAGATGGTGTGGCCGCCCGTGCGTTCCGTCACGCCCAGGGATTCAATGGATACAAGGGGAGCGTTCCATTCCTCGCCATTAATAGGTTCGGTAGCTTCGAACTCAATGCGGAGCGACTCTGCCGGTTCAATGACATCGATCTGGACATCATAGTCTTCCCCTACAACGAAGGCTGAATCCGGGCGCCAGATAAACAGACTCTGGAGCCCTACCCCGACGACCGTCGTAACGGGCTGCGGACGATCCGCGTCAGGGTCGAGGCCAAGGAGACGCGTGTGAAGTCCGCCGGGCACGGCATGACCTTCAGAATCAAAGACGCGTATTTTTATGTACTGAGCGGCATCTTCGGGAAGCACGTCAACGAGGAAGCCATCAAAAGCTAGAACACCATCGACCGGTACTGTTGCAACCTGCGTGACATAAGGACTGACATACACTCCCGGTGGCGAGGTGGTACATGCGTCCGCCTTTGCCGGCATCATCAGAGCCACTGATATGGCTGTAAGCATTAGAACACTACTAAAACCGGTAAGGGCGCGCAGGGGCATCGGAGCTCCGAAAAATAATTAAGTGTTCGCCGCGATCGATGGAGTCTGCTGAGGAGAACGAAACGCGGACAGCCTTACCGACATCGGTGTAAGAGAAGACGACCGTTGGCGGGCTCAAGGCGGCACTGTTCCTTCGAGCTCAGAGCGGTACACGAAACCCTGACCCTATAGCAAAAGTGTCGGGATTTTAGAGAAGTTCGCGGGCCCATCGCATGATCAGTTCTGATAACGCGTGAGGCGTAGAGGGAATTGGAGTTCCAGGCGGGCACAAGACCCGCCCCTACGGCGTGGGAGGGTTTTGCAAAACGCCGTATATGAATAGAGGCTTCTGCCACCCGCTTGCGCCCTACCCAACCTCGCTCAAAGCTCCCCCGCCTCGATCTGCCTGCAGATCACACACGTCTCCAGATCGTGGCCCCGCGCCGGGCAGTACTCCCGGCCGTAGAAGATGATCTGCAGATGGCGAGCGTTCCAGGTGGACTCGTCAAAAAGCTCGCGCAGGTCGTCCTCGGTCTGGCGGACGTTTTTGGCGTTGCTCAAGCCCCAGCGCTCGGCCAGGCGGTGGATGTGGGTGTCGACGGGAAAGGAGGGCACGTCGAACCACTGGGAAAGCACGACCTGGGCCGTTTTGCGCCCCACCCCCGGCAACTTCGTGAGCTCTTTCAGGGTGCCGGGGACCTCGCCATCGAACTCGTCGACCAGGATATGCGAGAGGGCGAGGATGTTTTTGGCTTTGGTCGGGGCGAGCCCGCAGGAGCGGATGGTGTGCTGGATTTTGTCGACGGGCTGGCGAGCCATGTCATGGGGGTTGTCGGCCAGCGCGAAGAGATCCGGCGTGACCATGTTGACGCGTTTGTCGGTGCATTGGGCCGAGAGGAGCACGGCGACCAGCAGCGTGTAGGCGTCTTTATGGTCGAGGGGGACCGGCGTGGTGGGGTAGAGCTCGTCGAGGATCTGGCCGATGGTCTCGGCGCGGGCTTTTTTCGCCTTCTTACTACGCAACGTCTTCGTCACTTCTTGACCTCAATCCATTTGAAGATGCGCTCTCCCAGGGGGCCGAGCGCGGCCTGGCCAGCTTCAACGCCGGCCGAGGCGCGGTAAATACCAATCAGGGCAGGGATATAAGCCACAAGCGCCAGGGGCAAGAAGAGCGCGCAGTTGAGCGTGGCCAGGAGCACAAAGGCGTAACACAAAAGGTAGATGGCGCCGGCGGCTTTAGCGTGGTGCAGGCTAAAGGGGTTGTCGCGCAGCACCAGCGGCACGATGAAAAAAGGCACGCCAAAGAGCACCGAGCAGTAG
Proteins encoded in this window:
- the nth gene encoding endonuclease III, with translation MTKTLRSKKAKKARAETIGQILDELYPTTPVPLDHKDAYTLLVAVLLSAQCTDKRVNMVTPDLFALADNPHDMARQPVDKIQHTIRSCGLAPTKAKNILALSHILVDEFDGEVPGTLKELTKLPGVGRKTAQVVLSQWFDVPSFPVDTHIHRLAERWGLSNAKNVRQTEDDLRELFDESTWNARHLQIIFYGREYCPARGHDLETCVICRQIEAGEL
- a CDS encoding DUF4870 domain-containing protein yields the protein MSDDAVKDRGSRGKPPTSQSGDPTDAAMRRLQAELEERPLRHTQLRPLPSSTIDAQSPDRTDEERGRPRRFRYFDREKGVGLAVLSYCSVLFGVPFFIVPLVLRDNPFSLHHAKAAGAIYLLCYAFVLLATLNCALFLPLALVAYIPALIGIYRASAGVEAGQAALGPLGERIFKWIEVKK